Genomic segment of Eleutherodactylus coqui strain aEleCoq1 chromosome 1, aEleCoq1.hap1, whole genome shotgun sequence:
ccggcagcggggcaagtggggtgggcctgattggtgctgtacttagaattttaccctgacagtagttcctcctcctccaaccgaGTATAAAAGAGAGCTAGATTTATGTAGGATAACAGCTGGAGTGTACTCCTGGGGGAGAAAGAAGAGGGGCCCCACCACCCGTCCAGCGGACACTCACGAAGTCTTGTACCTGGGTGTATGTTCCCACTTGCTGGGCCCAGGAGTTTAAACTGGCGGTGGGTTCCACTCTTCACGAGTGCTTCCGCAGCCTAcaaagtaaggggggggggggggggggttgaacggGGGAGGAGGGTCTCCCAGATGTCAGCGTCTTTCAAAAAGTGGTGCTTGGGGGTGTTGTGCAGGGCCTCATACACTGCAGTGGCACCGCTTATCAGGTACGCTGCTGCTCGCAAATTCGCAGGCTCTGGGCTGGTAAGCTTTCTTAGGTGAGCTCACTCTCCTCCCAAGTCTGGGTGAATGGTGGTAACCGGCTCCAGAGGCGCACGGGCTCCAGCTGCACGCGGGCTTTTCTTTCCACTGCACAGGTTTCCCCAGCAATTGGGGCCGTGGCTTTGCAGGATTTGCTAGTCCACACAGGCCTTACCTGACCACGCGATGTCTCAAGCCTCCAGCAGCTCCATTCGGGTTGCAAGCAGTCTCTTACTCCTCCGCCTGATGGAGAGGATATAGCGGCACAGGGAGCAGGGCTGAGGTGAGCTTTAGGGCACCCAATGGCTTGGGTTGCCCTTGCTGTGTGGCCTTCCAACTCCCTTTTTAACATACTCTTAAACAGGAAATGCCCTTTGATGCCTACGGGTCAAGCCCTTAAAAATAACATGGAACAACCTTAACAAACGGGTGAATACCATCAGTTAGGAACATACACTTTTCCCCATTTAACGTCTTCTGCAGAGTACCCTGAAGTGATTCACCATCCTCATGACACAGTTCATCATCTGACAAGACATCAGACTGTTCCATATGGCTTCTTGACATGCAAGCTTGTGACTgtattggaggaaaaggtgcaatgTCTTCAGGAGAGAATTACTACATTAAAACTTAAGGAAGATAAGGATTTCCTTGACACAGCCAaagtaagtcttcaaaatgttgaaggaaaataaattttcagtgtacctgcagaagcagaagaatgggaacatgacccaaagaagcaggagcatcaggagtcagtcagcacccatactgcacAGGAACCGGTACCAGGCTCTCACAAAGAGGAACAAAGATACATCAAGAAATAACTTTGCCCACAGAGCACTGTGCAGTAAACACTAAGAATCCACTTGGATAGAGAAAACGAAATACTGTGAAGTAAAGGagggttgtgggggattccctattgagaggaacagaggccactgtctgcagacctgacacctcacgagaggtgtgcagtcttccaggtgcacaaatcacagatgtgtctgataggccagtgttccccaactccagtcctcagggacgccaacaggtcatgttttcaggatttcctcagtgttgcacaggtgatgtaattattgtgggtgcctcacacattgccacaggtgttcttaccataggatatcctgaaaacctgacctgttggtggtccctgaggactggagttggggatcccTGTGATAGGCTATCAAGCCTACAGTTCTACAGACAACTAcctattcctactaatacatgtagggacaaatgacactgcaaaaaaggatcttgcatctatctgcagagactttgaagaccgcAGTAGGAAGGTGAacgaactaggagcacaggtgggtcttctcatccatcctcccagtagaTGGCCATTGAataagaagagggaacaggattctagaggtgaacaactggctaggTCAATGGTGCCTCAAcatagatttggatttctagaccatggagtgaaataCCTATATGACGGACCCCTTGCTAGAGATAAGTTgcaccttaggcttctttcacatgagcgctatCGGCCAGCAgggatatgcgctgtgatctgatgcattggactccaatgcatcagatcatatgggcatatttctgagacgtaaaaacgcccggccaagccaatatagcgctgggcgtttttacgtcgggcacaaaagatagtcctgggctgaaatacgttggccgctacatgggctcctatgggagcccatggcagcagccgtaggtgggagggagtttagcagcgtggctgctaaactccctccgcccctgttctcctcccctttccccgtgcaggctcacctcttcttcctccccgctcgttctgtgcaatgggagggggcaccaGTCCGCCCCGCctgctcccattgatggctatggacaaggggtggagctaagcacccaccctctccctgccccttgtccatagccatcaatgggaggaggcaggacagaccagtgcttagctccgccctgttccTCCCACTgcacagaacgagtggggaggaacgagaggtgagcctgcgatggggaggaggGGAAATGGGCAGTGGCCTGGTGAGCTCAGCACATTTGTGTTGGCCTCACCAAACcatatgaacaggcgcacaaatgtttgatttgtgcgcccattcaccagcTTTTACGCTCCCAACATAGCTTAAGAATACTCTGGCAAAAATACGCTAAGTACAGTGGTTATCATCTTTTTCATCTTGTTTGTTGTAGTTTTCTCCTATCCCACGTAGGGTCAACAAGTGGCTTAGGTACGTGGTCAGCTTCCACTTCTCAGAGCAGGTTACCTGCATATAGGCAGGTCTCTTCCCTGGGTATGGTTATTgagggacagtgttttccttgtTGTATTGAGGTCGACACAGCAACATGGTTTAAATTTGTCTATCAACATGTCCTCGCCAAACGTAAAGGGACTGAATGTCCCTTTCAAGCGCAGCCTACTCTGGCGAGCTCTAAAATTGTGCTCTTTGTCACACCACAGATTTCCACATATTCGCCTCCTCAAACACTAAGAAAACGAGGAGTACTTCTGTGGGCCTTTAAGTGTTAGATAAAATGAATATGCTACAAAATATAGAATTACAGAGGCCTGGCTGTGTTGGATAGATGGGGCAGTAACACAGGGTATCCCTTTCTCTTTCAATGCATTCTATAAACTTTgaatctttggggggggggggggagattgttGAAGTGAAGctctgtaaggccccctgtccacaggcgttgcagtatcccatgGTGGATCTcagctgcgggagccgccgcctggcagcaggagctgcagacggatctctgctgtcagcctaatctgatagataggctgaccgcggagaatcggggcagttcgcagcatgctgcgaattgccggccgcgagcggagaattgcaatgattctccgctcgtggacaggggccggtgctttccatagcattgctatggaacgCTTCAGACAAAGTGATTCGCCAGTGGTTTACCGCCAGCAAAaccactgccgtggacagggggcctaggaCTTCTCATCCACGAACTCTTATTGCAGGTGTGGTACATTCAAACAGAAGGTGCTCAATAGCCCGACTCTGTAACTAGAGGTAAATATTGTGTTTCTTTGAATACATATCATGGAGCAGTCTATATTGGGTAGATCCACAACTAACTTCTTATACTAGGCCTAGTCTTTCACTGCATGAGGTATTGTACATCTCCAACACCAGCCATACATCATATTCTGTCAGGTAACCGTTTCTCTTATCAGTGGCAGCTCCTGCTCTGACTAAATCTGTTGTCTCTGCATACACACATCTTATTCTACTTGAATGCTTCGCTCATATCAGcatttccattttcctgctgtgTTATGGAAACAGGAAAACGGAAACCACTGATGAAACCAATCTGGtttatgacagaactgaacgAATGCCATTGACTAATTTGGTCCACTCACTCGTCTGGTACTTTACAGTATAAAAAAAGTGTTGCTTCTTGCGCCAGTACATCTTTTATTTTAACCGAAATCTGTGACAGGTGTCAAACCCAACCTCTGACTGTGAGCAAGTCTTATCTAGTCATTTGCAATTGGGAATGGATTCTCCCCTTTCCACATGTGTGGCTACCATGGGTTGCAGGAATTAGTTTCACAAATCATTGTGCAGAGGTAGTTGAACATGTGGACCGATGTTTAGGGCTACTTTCACATCATGCTTTTAGATCCACAGCTTGTTCAGTCTTCTGTGCAGGTCTTGAGGAGTCCAGGAATGTACTTTAGACTTACCCTGCTCCCCATTCCCACACCATCACCCATGGAATTCTGCATGAAGAAGTGCATTGTACGCAACTCTGCAGGCTGTAAGCACGCACTGCCATAGGTAGTGTGTACATGCACCCAGCTTGTAGAAGTGAGCCTGTTGCACTATCCACACGCCGACTTCCACAGGTCACAGCATGGGAACAGAAAGCCAGGTAATATTCAAAGCACAACCCAGGCACCACATTTTCCCTTCAGTGTCGGACCGCTGTTGGCACTGTGTGACTGATAGACACAATGATCCATGTATGGTAGAGCTGTGACGGGGTACAGGAAGACAATCCAAAATATCCCACAGATAGGCTTCCTGCatacgggtggaaattccacgtttagatttgctgcagattttttgcccatgcctgctgccataggattgcatcatctaatgcaatcctatgcagatagcTGTGATTTGACTGCGTGAATACTCACGcgataaatcgtggcatgccctatttctgtgcaagcctcgcagagggccgcacagaaatgtcactggagaCACACTAGCCGGAACAttgcagtgcagagagagaagacgccggatggGAGAGTATAAGCTCAATACTGGGGCACAGGTCGCATCTCGCTGTGGGATtcgacccagccgtgtgcaggcagccatagCGTTACTCTACCCTGCCAGGCTTGATAGGAGCTCAGAAAAGGGGACCGCTTAGATTGTCTTGCAGCTGCAAGGGTGGTGATCCCAAGTCACTGGCGAACAACTCATGTGCCTTCCATAAGGGAATGGCAGCTGGAAATTGCACAATTATGGTGCATAGAAGAACTGTGCGGAACGCAAGAGACAGGGAAATTCCTAATATGGCAGCCTTGGCTGGACTTTGTGTCCTCTACAGAGTTAGAGACCCCGTTTTCATAAGATTCCATGAACTTTGATATCTTAAGAGGGAAGCCAAGACTGAAATAGTCTATAAATTGGTAGACTGACCATGGAACATACCTGtcccctctctcctccaccctcctGAACAACCCTTCTAcaacccacccccctcccaaccctTACCCAAGATTGTCAATCTTCCCTTTCTTTACTCTATGTAAATAATTTTCTTCTAATCTAGAACTATGGTTCCATAGGTTATCCTTCTCTCATTTTCTTCAGTTCACTGTGAAGTGTAGTTTGTCACTGTGTTGCAGAGGAATAAATCTGGataatttttactgcaccaaCTGACTGCTGCCCATCTCTTTATATATTGAACTTCTGATGGATTATAGGTTCACCATCCTTTTGGGCCTTGCAGTACAGACTCACTATTCAGTCGCTAAGCTGTGCTGTTGATAATTTTTTATTGTGCGGGGATGTGGCTGAGCAGAACTGGACTACCAacttgctggggaaaaaaaaacaaatcgtgTTCAGAAATGCCACCACTGTcatgggggttttgttttttacagtgttGGCCATTTGGTAAAAACATATCTGGAGCAGCACAATCACTGCAAAACTAAGTTCACTACTTTAGAATGCAGTGATAcggattcaatttttttttctttaaaaacattttttttccttcctagcAACAGAGCTCAGCGAGGGCTTTTTTGCAGACAGTTGTAGCTtttaagcctctttcacatgggacctgcgttttctcatggcgatgtcacaattttgtcgcctgactatagcgctcttttgccaggatttttggtGGGTTTGAAGTATTAGCcctacaatgaaaaaaaataaataaatcccaagctgcatttaaacaaaaaaaacaaaaaaacaaaaaaaacactacattAACCAACAGTCACTGCCTGCTCATAAATCCTGCCTACAGGAAgcactggttctgattggctgagctgtggtgcttgagccaatcaatgcagcacttgatgaaccaatcacagccatctttAGCACCACAGcttagtcaatcagagccagtgcttcctggaggcagataacgcctgttaggtaatgcaaatttttttttttctttttaatgcagctagggcttattttaggggaaacactaCCTACTTCCTACTGTAgaagttgcattgcatgaaaagagACTGTGTGCAACACAAAAGAAAGGCTCCATACAAAAACATTTTCTATCCATctgtagcatgctgcgatcttttctTTCCTGGCAAGATGGCATCAAataaaacatcgcatgtgtgaaggaacccatagaaaagcatgggcttcacatacatgcaacttGTAGCATTGTAATATGGCAAGAGAATTGTgcgattttgttgcccgtgtgaaagtggccttaatggtaccattttgaggtacacgtGACTTCTGGATGGCTCATTACTTTTACATACACACCTTCTGTTATAATCtgacatttttgttattttgagAAGTGTAATAGCCCAGTTACAGTATGCACCTGCATGCGTAAAGTTTCCAGTAAATTGATGCATACTTCTAACAAAAGTCCAAAGATTGGTGTAAACAGGGAACATAATTTGTgaccagaattttttttctcttcaaacTTAACCTCTAACATATTGCTGAGTTTTCCAACAAGTTGTTTTATTAAGACAAACTATTACAAGTCATTGATACAGAGAACCATTGATATTTAAATGGATTATGTAACAGTCTTTGAACACTGGTATAACAATACTAGAAAACCCCACACCAAAACTTTCCAGTACAATACAACAGTAACCAGCACAGTAAGACAACTGGATAAGTGAAAGGCTTCCTCATTAACCAAGCAAATATGATGCATTAGGTCGGTCTACATCATTACAGCTGCTAAACATATACAGGAGGGGAACACTGACAGGATTAACTTTGTTAGGGGAGCCTTTGCAGACTGTACTCAATTTTCAGCTTCGTCTTTGGAGTCTTTACCCTTTCTGACATCTTCCCCTTTCTTCTCCTGGGGAGAATAAAAACATTTTCTTCTTACTAAACCATGGCCAGAAAATGCAGAGAACTTCTTAATATTCTCTAAACCACTTACCAATTCTCGCAATCGCTCCAGTTTAGCTGCCATCTGGGCCTCCCTATTTTCTTTAATGGCTTCCATTTTAGAAGTTAATTTTTCTTCAGCCATCTTGCTGAAGTTGTTGTTTTCTTCTTTAGCTTTCTGCAGAACTTCTTTCTCATGCTCCCTTTTTTCGGCAAGCTGCTTTAAGATTTCAGCCTCATGTAACTGAGAAGAGGAGATGAGCACTTTGCAGTTACAATACAGATAGCTTAAGATATTACAAGCGTCACTTACGACTCGCTTCTAGTTTTCTCAAAATCCAACACATAAGAAATGTAAAGGTTTGAAATGTCTTAATAGCAGGAATCTCTGCCTGCCCTGTTTTACAGTAAAACGCAGACTagtgaaaaaaacactttttgctTTTAAAGCTTTATTAAACTAAAATAGATCATTTCCCTACACCACCCTGTGCTATACATGTATGCCCCCCCTATTTACATAAGGCTTCaaatattgagaaaaaaaaactacataatttGTATCACACCACATCCAGAACCCCGTACTGCAGAAGTATACCAAACAAATTCTGtaagaacaaaaaaaagttttttgatcATCTATTCTCAAGACAGAAAAGTTAAGTCACCTCAAAAACAgtgccaataaaagaaaaaaaactggagAAGCAGCAGTATTACAGAGAAGTGCTATATAGAATTAAACATGTGCATGTATTGTGTGACTTTggcctgaactggcacaacccaacaagtttgcaaagttggtagatgaggggaatgccattacagggttagcactgctaCAAAACATGCCCTCTAACCACCAAGGAGATGTTTGCTCCAGTTAGAAAGGGCACAGGAGTGCAGGACAAGCCACACAAGTTCTAGGTGTGCAGAGATCTGCAACAAAGACAAGGAGAGTCGAGAGGTTTTCTTCCTGGCACTCTAGTTCAACACATCacgggaggggctggtgaggatccagcagtcacgGTGCACATTGGTACCCATGACTAAGTTCCACCTCAGTTTATCAAGCTAAGGCTGCTGGCTGTTCATGTGGGACTAAACCCCTTTACTAAAAAAGTTGCTTATACACTGCAGCATTTCTCCTCCACAAAACAGGTGGCACATGCACTCTGAACTGTCATGTTTAAATGCCAGCTGCAGTCACCATTTCTTCACCTGCATTTTCTGGGGAAGAAGTGGTGCATGCAATAGCACCCTAACTCACCTTGCGCCTCTCTTCTGCAGCTTCCAACTTCTTCTGAATTTCTTCCAGAGAGCATTCTTTCTTCTTTGGTGAGGCAATGGAAAGATCTGGAGCTGCGTCTGTAGATGGAGGGCTCAAGATCAGCTCAAATGCCTGACCCGAGGCACGCTTCTCCAGCTCCTTTACCTTAATGTCTgtattaaaaagaagaaaaaaaaagtctaagtATCATATCAAGTGTTACATAAAAGAAGCTAGGaaataaaaaagcagcacataTATGAAGTTAGCAAACACCAATTGCAATACTCTCCACAGAGGTCACAACATTAGAAACAATCCTAAAAGGGATTCTCCAATCGCAGACTTTTATGGCTTATCTGCAGGATATTTAAACTCATTTTGAGATTTTACTTCCGAGTCAGCTGTTTATATTGGCAGAGATTAGC
This window contains:
- the STMN1 gene encoding stathmin, with the protein product MADADIKVKELEKRASGQAFELILSPPSTDAAPDLSIASPKKKECSLEEIQKKLEAAEERRKLHEAEILKQLAEKREHEKEVLQKAKEENNNFSKMAEEKLTSKMEAIKENREAQMAAKLERLRELEKKGEDVRKGKDSKDEAEN